From one Gemella morbillorum genomic stretch:
- the srtB gene encoding class B sortase, LPKTxAVK-specific yields the protein MKEENKKRLLNRIIKYVLLTILVIGISFGVYSYFKAGEDIQPIQEIQKIDQQETKDEGYKPDKAEKEYLEKKFKELRDINSDVIAYMYVPGDGEDSLKEPILQTTNNSKYLVTDIYNKPSNLIGAVFMDYENNASFAEKDIKWIFGHARGGIEEKRITLDTRVFNNINWFGKKDYFDTHRVIVIETPERKYYYEVTGVSVVNENTELYQLPNNSEDKQIFINKFKASSKNWLSDTKISGDDNMAVFATCRLDNVYLRSLVLARQIPDSELKNFLEKYKDLLNS from the coding sequence ATGAAAGAAGAAAATAAGAAGAGATTATTAAACAGAATAATAAAATATGTATTATTAACGATATTAGTGATAGGTATTTCTTTTGGAGTATACTCATACTTTAAGGCAGGAGAGGATATACAACCTATTCAAGAAATACAAAAAATAGACCAACAAGAAACAAAAGATGAAGGTTATAAGCCGGATAAAGCAGAAAAAGAATATTTAGAAAAAAAATTCAAGGAGCTAAGAGATATTAATAGCGATGTAATTGCTTATATGTATGTTCCGGGAGATGGTGAAGATTCATTAAAAGAACCAATTTTACAGACTACAAATAATAGTAAATACTTAGTAACAGATATTTATAATAAGCCATCAAATCTTATCGGTGCAGTGTTTATGGATTATGAAAACAATGCATCTTTCGCAGAAAAAGATATTAAATGGATTTTTGGGCATGCTCGAGGTGGTATAGAAGAAAAACGAATAACACTAGATACTAGAGTCTTTAATAATATAAATTGGTTTGGTAAAAAAGATTATTTCGATACACATAGAGTTATTGTTATTGAAACACCGGAAAGAAAATATTATTATGAAGTGACAGGTGTTAGCGTTGTTAATGAAAATACAGAATTATATCAACTTCCTAACAATTCAGAAGATAAACAAATATTTATAAATAAGTTTAAAGCAAGTTCGAAAAATTGGCTATCTGATACTAAAATTTCTGGAGATGATAATATGGCAGTTTTTGCTACTTGTAGGTTAGATAACGTTTATTTAAGAAGTTTAGTACTAGCTAGACAAATACCAGATTCTGAATTGAAGAATTTTTTAGAAAAATACAAAGATTTATTAAATAGCTAA